Below is a window of Numenius arquata chromosome 28, bNumArq3.hap1.1, whole genome shotgun sequence DNA.
GACGCTTGTCCCCACCAAAGCCACCCCTCAGCCACCGTCCCACCCCCCGCCtcgtccccagccccggggcctcTCACCCGCTGGGACCACGCTGTCCCCGTTCCTCTTCCCGGTGTCCCCAGCGCAGGCCGTGGGGAGCGGGACGAGAGGCGCAGCAGCATCCTCCATGGCCGTCACCTCCGTGGGGACAACACTGGGGAGGTGACAACCCCAAATGCCGTCACCCCACTgttccccggggtggggggttcagGATTTCCCCTAAAAAAGGGATTTATAGGAaaaattatgggaggaaaagGTGGGTTctggggagatttgggggggtcTTGACCCACCACGGGGCATCACCgggatgcaggagctggggatgggCACCCCCCCGCTGGAGggtcctggtttgggctgggaaggGGTTAATTTTCCTCCTGGCAGTTGGTGGGTCTATGGGGGGGGTAATATTCTTAATTAGTCATTTAATATTAAAGAAGAGCTGAAACACATCCCAGCCGGCAACTGGGACCCCgaaactgttttttccccccctccctgggggacGGGGAGAAAAATctaaaacaaaataacttttgggttgagataaagataatTTAGAAGAACtggaatggaaggaaaaaaaaaatggttaaagaaTAGAGAAAATGAGCGGTGAAATGTAATtactcacccccccccccggtgatggGGTGCAGCGATGGTGGGATcccagtgtgtgtcccccccccccggtggccCCCGTTTCTGTCCTAGTTTTGGGGCGGAattgggaagctgaaaaaaaaagtccttgccCAAGGTAAACATCACCcggcaacaactgaaaacatccCCGATATGGAAATTCCTCCCATACCAGACCCcaaactgggaaaaaattaactccctcccagcccaaaccagcaaaATAAGGACGTAGAAACTGGAAGTTTGCTGGTTTGAACATCCCGAGGATATTCCAAACCGGAGCCGGCcccaaggagaaggggaaggggaaggagcggGGGGAAAAGTGTGTGTCATCCCCCGGAGattagagaaaaggagagaaaaggtgaaaaaatgtaattattaataGTTTATGAATTTTCTGATGCCCAGGAAAATTCCCAGAGAATTCCCAACCGGGATATTCCAAATCGGAGCCAATCccgaggagaaggggaaggggaaggagaggggggaaagtggctccccccctcccccccccgagataaaaggagaaaaggtgaaaaaaatttaattattaatagTTTCCAAATGTTCCGATGCCCAGAAAAATTTCCAAGCGGGAATTTCATCCCATCCCAAGCCGAGGAGAAGCCCCGGGGGTGAGAAAACAAGGGAATAAACACAGCGTGGACACGATTCAAcattaattaacattaattaacATTAATTCCCCAATAAATCAACGTTTCAAGCAGCGATTATTAAATTAATGCAATAAATGCTgataaataatttggttttaagACACGCTGCTCAGATCCGTCATTATCTCGAGCCTGgaatggggggggaagggggggagagaacagagaaggaaaaggtggagATAAAAGCACTTTAACggggcagaaaaggaagaaaatctgaataataatgatttttaaaaaaagaatatagaaaatgtgactaataataataaaataagtgcCACAAAAACCTCTCACCGCCCAAAATCAATGCTCAGCCAATTCCCAGCTGTGATCCCGGCCCCGGCTGATTCTTGGccccccccagccttcccccTCCGGGTAATTAGGGTAATTAATATACGGAGAGTGACATCATCTGCTGTAGAATATCCCCTTGGTCCTTGACTGCTCGGCAACCTccgtgttatcaacattattctcctCCCAACCCCAAAAAACGCGACATCCGGGAGGAAAATTaaccccatcccagccaaaaccagtaaaaaaCATCACAttccagctgggggggggggggatttggggggtcctCGGGaagccctgtcccccccccggcgTAGTGGCAGAGCTCCTGCAGACCCCACAGTTTGGGGGGAAAagatggggttttggggggggaagcTCCTCCCATCCTAATCCACAGGGAAAATGGGGGGAACCCCGCCCCAGTTCTGCCCCCCCGGGgtgggaccggggcggggggaggggggattttGGATGGGTGGGGAGTCCCAACCTGGCAGCACCCAGAGGTTTCTCCATCCATTTGCACCCCAAAAGCCGAGAAGGATCAACCCATCTCCCCTTTATAGAATTTTATcgattttattgattttattaacataaaaatattgtTGTGACCCAGGCACAGGGTCCAGTTGGAGGCCCCGTGGCTACTGGTGGCCCCCAGGGGGGTCAGTACCGGGCCCAGTCTCACTCAACCATCTCCATCAAGGACCTGGGTGAGAGGACAGGGTGTCTGCTGGGCACGTTGGGTGGTGAcccggggctgggaggagcaggggaCACAACAGGAGGCCGTGCCACCACTCTGGAGaggaacctcatggagttcaacctCAGGAGGAGCAACCCCACAGACCAGTagaggttaggggttgacctgctgagaaggaactgggagtcctggtggacatcaagttgcccatgagccagccatggtGCCaccaatgtgccctggtggctaagaagaccaatggtctcctggggggccatcaagaagagcatggaGAACCTGGAAGGGGGTCATCCTACCCCattactctgccctggggaggccccagatGGAGAACTGGGAcaagttctgggttccccagttcaagaaggactgggagctgctggaaagagtccagtggaggccacggagatgatcaagggaatggagaaTCTCTCTGATGAGGGACGTGGGGCTCTGGAACCTCATCATCCTACCActcaatggttggacttgatcttcaAGGTCTCTCCCAACCATAAGAATCCCACGATTCCATGGCCCTTGAGGAGGATGTCACCAcgataaaggcttttttttttttttgggggggggggcttatttTAATAAACCCAAAGCTAGagatgcttgaaaaaaaatattaacatatcggctgggaaatgaaaatattttggtaaaatcAAACGTGAAGatgcttgaaaaaatattaaaattaaaatatcagctTCTATTtgggggggcaggacccccagatccccccCTTCAGCTTCTCTTTGGGGGGTGGCACCCCCAGACTCCCTGTTTTGGcttctttttgggggggtggcACCCCCAAACCACTTTCTCCAGCTTCTCTTTGGGGGGGTGGATGTGGGGGTCCCCCCTGTGTCTGCAAAAGAAGCCGCAGTGGGGGgcaggagccccggggggggacatggcagcccacagcccccccccccaaccccataaaacccatttttgggggggtcaCCCCCTCTCCTCCGTGTCCCGGTTCTGGGGGGCTGGTGGGTCCTCTCCCGGCTCCAGCcatgggggttgggggggtgatatcaaacccgggggggggggggggagaaaatggGGGGCAAGCTGAAAATGGGGGGGGGCAACCCATGGAGCTGGACCCCCCCTCATCCTTACCCCGGGTTTAGGGGCCGCCCTGGCACCCCAAAAcagtggtggggaggggacacactGGGTGGTGCAGGGGGTCATTGGGGTGTGCTGGGGGTAatttgggggtgatggggggggtctCAGCCCCCACCAGGATGATTTAGGGGTCCCCCATCGCAGCCCCCACCCCTGGGATGATTTGAGGAGGGcgctccccccccagcacccaccgacACACACCCCTCCCATCACCTCAACTTGGGGTGCTCGGACAGCCAGTGGGGGAGCAATTGGGTTAAAGAGGGGACCCCCCCGGCCTTCACGTCCGAAATTTCcccgggggaggaagggggggtgggagaaCGTTATAAAGGGGGCAGAAGCACTTTAACAGGGTTTCGAGGAGGCGACCGCCATCTTGAGGCGCGGCGGCGCCGTAACGCAAGATGGCGGCGGCTTGtcccgcctcccccgccgccctttCCCCGCCCCGCCGTGAGGAGGAGCGGGATGAGACCGGGCGCCGAGGTGAGTTCCGGGGAACGAGAAGCCACCGCTCTCGGTCTGAGGCCGCCGGGCACTGGGTGGAGGGCGGAGATGGCGGGaggtggtggggagaagggggccGCCATGTTGTACGGCAGGAGGCGGAGGGCGGGGCGTCGTCGGGCGCTTCCGCTTCCGGTGTGTCTGGGCTGTGGAGGCGGTGTGGGGAGCGGGAGGTAAACACAGGCCGCGGCCGGGCCTCGGGCGGGGAACGGTGGTAGGGGGAGCTttgggggggaaggcagggggttGACGGGGACCCCAGGGACACCCACGATGAGTGGGGACCCCCTCAAAGGGCCCCCACAGCGGGGGGTGCCCGtccccagctcctgcatcccGGTGATGCCCCGTGGTGGGTCAAGACCCCCTCAGATCCCCTCAGGACCCCCAGGCCCCTCTTCAGCACCCATAATTTTTCCCAGAAATCCCCTTTTTTAGGGGAAATCctgaaccccccaccccggggaacAGTGGGGTGACGGCATTTGGGGTTGTCACCTCCCCAGGGTTGTCCCCACGGAGGTGACGGCCATGGAGGACGCTGCTGCGCCTCTCGTCCCGCTCCCCACGGCCTGCGCTGGGGACACCGGGAAGAGGAACGGGGACAGCGTGGTCCCAGCGGGTGAgaggccccggggctggggacgaGGCGGGGGGTGGGACGGTGGCTGAGGGGTGGCTTTGGTGGGGACAAGGGGCTGGGCTCTTGTGCCGTGTTGGGTCCCTTCTGCCACCGCGTCCCCAAACCTTCTCCCACAATAGCTCCGTCCCTTCTgccatggtgtccccagggcttcTGCCACAATGTCCCCATCTCTTTTCCAATTATGTCCCCATCCCTTCTGGGGACATAAGACTGTGACAACATCCCTTCTCCCACAAGACCCCAAACCTTCTcccaccgtgtccccatcccttctcccaccatgtccccatcccttctTCCACCGTGGGCCCATCCCTTCTCCCATCGTGACCCCATTCCGTCTCCCACCATGTCCCCAAACATTCCCAAGGTTCCTTCTGCCTTCGAACCGTGATCTTCTGCTGGGACCATCTTGGTTGACCCTTTCCCTGTCCCCACTCCACGTGAACCATCTCCCAGCCTGAGACAGCTCCTGGAGAtgttccctctccccagcagatTTGGGGTCAGTCAAGGAGGAGCAGAAACACCAGGAGGATGCTCCTGAGCAGGAGGATGAACCTGTGGAACCCCCAACCTCCAGCCAgcagctgtccccagggtcccATCCCAGGGGATCCCCGCTCCCAGGGGACAACGGGAGGGAAGAGGCACCTAACAAATGCCAGGAATGTGGGAAGAGCTTTAGTTGCCGTTCGGCCTTGGTCAACCACCATCGGATCCACACGGGAGAGCGACACTTCAGCTGCCAGGACTGTGGGCGCCGCTTCAACCGTCCCTCCCTCCTGGCCGCCCACCGCCGGACCCACAGCGGAGAGAAGCCCTACGAGTGCCCAGACTGCGGGAAGAGCTTCCACGAGGGCTCTGCCCTCCGGCAGCACCGGAAAGCGCACACGGACGAGCGGCCGTTCCGCTGTGGGGAGTGCGGGAAGGGCTTCAGGCAGAGATCCACCCTGACCATCCACCACCGCCTCCACTCCGGGGAGAAGCcctaccagtgctcccagtgccccaagAGCTTCAAGAGCCACCCGGAGCTGAAGCAGCATCTCCAGAGCCACAGCGGGGAGAAGCcctaccagtgctcccagtgccccaagAGCTTCACCTACAGCTCGGGACTGGTCCAGCACTGGCGGACCCACACAGGGGAGAAGCCCTACGACTGTTCCCAGTGCGGCC
It encodes the following:
- the LOC141476170 gene encoding uncharacterized protein; this encodes MEDAAAPLVPLPTACAGDTGKRNGDSVVPADLGSVKEEQKHQEDAPEQEDEPVEPPTSSQQLSPGSHPRGSPLPGDNGREEAPNKCQECGKSFSCRSALVNHHRIHTGERHFSCQDCGRRFNRPSLLAAHRRTHSGEKPYECPDCGKSFHEGSALRQHRKAHTDERPFRCGECGKGFRQRSTLTIHHRLHSGEKPYQCSQCPKSFKSHPELKQHLQSHSGEKPYQCSQCPKSFTYSSGLVQHWRTHTGEKPYDCSQCGRCFRNNSTLVRHQQRHIV